One Raphanus sativus cultivar WK10039 unplaced genomic scaffold, ASM80110v3 Scaffold0800, whole genome shotgun sequence DNA window includes the following coding sequences:
- the LOC130503105 gene encoding endochitinase CHI-like, with the protein MAHNAKSTTRKHSLVLVPTLFVLILTVSKPVTSQNCGCASDFCCSKWGYCGQTEDYCGEGCREGPCQGGGGDDGSNGGGGGDAVSLEETVTPEFFNSIISQARDGCAGKGFYSHNAFIAAANSYPSFGSSISKREIAAFFAHVTHETEFMCYIEEIDGPAKAEDYCDKENTDFPCAPGKDYYGRGPIQLSWNYNYGQCGRDLNENILASPEKVAQDPALAFKTAFWFWTTNVKGKFNQGFGATIRAINGMECSGRNPATVEKRIGYFRDYCGKLGVEPGDNLSC; encoded by the exons atGGCGCATAACGCCAAATCCACCACAAGAAAACACTCATTAGTCCTTGTCCCAACTCTCTTTGTCTTGATCCTAACCGTTTCCAAACCAGTAACCTCTCAGAACTGCGGCTGTGCCTCTGACTTCTGCTGCAGCAAATGGGGTTACTGTGGTCAGACAGAGGACTACTGCGGCGAAGGCTGTCGTGAAGGCCCTTGCCAAGGCGGTGGTGGCGATGATGGAAGCAATGGCGGTGGAGGCGGAGACGCCGTTTCGCTTGAAGAAACGGTGACACCAGAGTTTTTCAACTCTATAATAAGCCAAGCAAGAGATGGTTGTGCAGGTAAAGGGTTTTACTCTCACAACGCCTTCATTGCCGCAGCCAACTCCTATCCGAGCTTCGGTTCTTCCATCTCCAAACGCGAGATCGCTGCGTTCTTTGCTCACGTCACTCATGAAACAGAAT TCATGTGCTATATTGAGGAAATCGATGGACCAGCCAAGGCTGAGGACTATTGCGACAAAGAGAACACAGACTTCCCATGTGCACCAGGAAAGGACTACTATGGTCGTGGTCCGATCCAGCTCTCTTGGAACTACAACTACGGTCAATGTGGCAGAGATCTAAACGAGAACATATTGGCTTCCCCGGAGAAAGTGGCTCAAGACCCAGCTCTTGCTTTCAAAACCGCTTTCTGGTTCTGGACCACTAATGTTAAGGGAAAATTTAACCAGGGCTTTGGAGCGACCATTAGAGCTATAAATGGTATGGAGTGTAGCGGAAGAAATCCAGCAACGGTCGAGAAAAGGATTGGATATTTCCGTGACTATTGTGGTAAGCTTGGAGTCGAACCTGGAGATAACCTCTCTTGTTAA
- the LOC108846549 gene encoding defensin-like protein 193 codes for MSMTTKSVSYFAIIFILFLVVFEVPKTEAQDRRCLKEYGGDVGFSFCAPRIYPSFCYRRCRQNKGAKGGKCRSEAGTGSMKCLCDFCSDTP; via the exons atgagcaTGACAACGAAGTCAGTTTCTTACTTCGCCATAATTTTCATCCTCTTTCTGGTTGTGTTTG AAGTGCCGAAGACAGAAGCGCAAGATAGAAGATGCCTTAAAGAATACGGCGGCGACGTGGGTTTCAGCTTCTGCGCGCCGCGGATATATCCATCGTTCTGTTATCGGAGATGCCGTCAGAACAAGGGCGCCAAAGGTGGAAAATGCCGTTCAGAGGCCGGCACTGGTAGTATGAAATGCTTATGCGATTTCTGCAGCGACACGCCTTAA